In Sorghum bicolor cultivar BTx623 chromosome 10, Sorghum_bicolor_NCBIv3, whole genome shotgun sequence, one genomic interval encodes:
- the LOC8066856 gene encoding uncharacterized protein LOC8066856, which produces MTMPASSPSGGSACAPSPPPPPPPPPRAMKRELAFALQSLSEISASPGRTRSGRPISSLPDPSASASLKRRKRSDPPAPAPAPAADLVSPPTPPIDAEPPNQPLRDIIQPLHGSNPPTVSDHRSDSNADQEVVPQSMLEAPQPFHAETATEDSAMEVIAKPNLSAAEDSAAETATEDSAMEVIAKPNVAAEDGASKSNVATEDTAAVAPTLLQTTIADSASKPNVATEDTAGVPPTLLETILAAGDHHCDNTNSNGASLKQQAVTIATGNVQCDNSNSNGARLQQQAVDNVLLSNTMLAEDAATPAAAADLKPARRFTRSLLKNNKPDKEESAACESQATPDGSNDASFDFPLLLEKPQRRFTRSLLKTKVESSLVGSDDALDSASDSPPVKKMEMKMSKKVACLTKHPGNIRELLNTGLLEGMPVMYIIPHSKKAVLKGVITGCNIRCFCLSCNGSKAVSAYYFEQHAGSTKKHPADYIYLGNGNSLRDVLRASDGSPLEALEKTIRSSIDPVIKRSSVNCLNCNEPVLPSSQSENVLCQVCLESKQPQDPLTASYACNGSSSLTPSSKEALLKNISSGKKGGSAGKVTNKDNRLHKLVFNVLLDGTEVAYYVDGQRKVDGYIKDQRIYCNHCNRVVSPSAFEAHAGEGSRRKPYDNIFTSNGVSLHELAMKISKDMELSERETDDLCRECGQGGDIFPCKICPRSFHPACVGLRKVPSEWYCDNCHNLVQKEKALAKNKNAKAAGRQAGVDSIEQIMKRAIRIVPISDDLGGCALCKQKDFNNAVFDERTVILCDQCEKEYHVGCLQSQWQVELKELPEGEWFCCSSCSETRSSLDKIISDGAQLLAERDLEIIRKKHETRGLCMDTSKDLKWQLLSGKRATEEGSILLSAAVPIFHQSFDPIREALTGRDLIPEMVNGRGPKEGMPGQDYSGMYCALLTVGSTVVSAALMRVMGGDVAELPLVATSQDVQGLGYFQALFSCIERVLVSLKIKHFVLPAAHEAEGIWMKKFGFSRIPPEELEACLNGAHLTIFHGTSYLYKAVPMS; this is translated from the exons ATGACCATGCCGGCCTCGTCCCCCTCCGGTGGCAGTGCCTGTGccccatcgccgccgccgccgccgccaccgccgccgcgggcTATGAAGCGTGAGCTCGCCTTCGCGCTCCAGTCCCTCTCCGAGATCTCTGCCTCCCCCGGCCGCACGCGTTCCGGCCGCCCCATCTCTTCCCTTCCGGACCCATCGGCATCAGCATCTCTCAAGAGGCGCAAGAGATCCGACCcgcccgcccccgcccccgcccccgcagCCGATCTCGTCTCCCCGCCCACGCCGCCTATCGACGCCGAGCCGCCTAACCAGCCCCTCCGTGACATCATCCAACCGCTCCATGGATCTAATCCTCCCACCGTCTCTGACCACCGATCCGATTCCAATGCCGATCAAGAGGTCGTTCCGCAATCGATGTTGGAAGCCCCCCAGCCATTCCACGCTGAGACTGCAACAGAGGACTCGGCAATGGAAGTGATTGCAAAGCCGAATCTGTCCGCAGCAGAGGATAGTGCAGCAGAGACTGCAACAGAGGACTCGGCAATGGAAGTGATTGCAAAGCCGAATGTGGCCGCAGAGGATGGTGCATCAAAGTCGAATGTGGCCACAGAGGACACTGCAGCAGTAGCACCAACTCTGCTGCAAACCACCATTGCAGATAGTGCATCAAAGCCGAATGTGGCCACAGAGGATACTGCAGGAGTACCACCAACTCTGCTGGAAACCATCCTTGCAGCTGGAGACCACCATTGTGATAACACAAACTCAAATGGAGCAAGTCTAAAGCAGCAGGCCGTCACCATTGCAACTGGAAACGTCCAGTGTGATAACTCAAACTCAAATGGGGCAAGGCTACAGCAGCAGGCCGTGGACAATGTATTACTCTCCAATACTATGCTAGCTGAGGATGCAGCCACACCTGCGGCTGCTGCCGACCTCAAGCCTGCAAGGCGCTTCACTCGATCGCTGCTCAAGAATAATAAACCAGACAAAGAAGAGTCTGCAGCTTGTGAAAGTCAGGCGACACCAGATGGCAGCAACGATGCCTCATTTGATTTCCCTTTGCTCCTGGAGAAGCCTCAGAGAAGGTTCACAAGGTCGTTGCTCAAGACAAAGGTTGAGAGCAGTTTGGTTGGATCCGACGATGCGCTGGACAGTGCATCTGACTCCCCTCCAGTGAAGAAGATGGAGATGAAGATGTCAAAGAAAGTTGCATGCCTCACGAAGCACCCTGGAAACATTAGGGAGCTGCTTAACACAGGCCTGCTCGAGGGGATGCCAGTTATGTACATCATTCCTCATAGCAAG AAGGCTGTGCTAAAAGGAGTGATTACTGGTTGCAATATACGTTGCTTTTGCCTGTCCTGTAATGGCTCCAAG GCTGTTTCAGCTTATTACTTTGAACAACATGCTGGAAGCACCAAAAAACACCCTGCTGATTACATTTACTTAGGGAATGGCAATAGTTTGCGTGACGTGCTGCGTGCATCTGACGGATCTCCCTTGGAGGCTCTAGAAAAAACCATTCGTTCCTCCATTGATCCAGTAATTAAAAGGAGCAGTGTTAATTGTTTGAATTGCAACG AGCCTGTTCTTCCGTCATCACAATCTGAAAATGTACTGTGTCAAGTTTGCCTcgagtcaaagcaacctcaagATCCTCTTACTGCATCGTATGCATGTAATGGCAGTTCAAG TCTGACTCCGAGTTCCAAGGAGGCTTTGCTAAAGAACATATCATCAGGCAAGAAGGGTGGGAGTGCTGGCAAAGTAACAAACAA GGATAACAGACTACACAAATTGGTCTTTAATGTTTTGCTTGATGGCACAGAAGTAGCTTACTATGTTGATGGGCAG AGAAAGGTTGATGGGTatatcaaggatcaaagaatctACTGTAATCACTGCAACAGAGTG GTTAGCCCATCAGCATTTGAAGCTCATGCGGGTGAGGGATCAAGGCGCAAACC GTATGATAACATATTCACATCAAACGGAGTATCATTGCATGAGCTGGCAATGAAAATATCAAAGGATATGGAACTGTCAGAACGCGAGACAGATGATCTGTGCAGAGAATGTGGTCAGGGGGGAGACATTTTCCCGTGCAAAATCTGTCCAAGGTCATTTCATCCAG CTTGCGTTGGACTGCGTAAAGTCCCCTCAGAATGGTATTGTGATAATTGTCACAATCTTGTGCAAAAAGAAAAGGCTTtagcaaaaaataaaaatgctaaagCTGCTGGGAGGCAAGCTGGAGTTGATTCCATTGAACAGATAATGAAGAGAGCTATACGAATTGTCCCCATATCTGATGATCTTGGAGGCTGTGCTCTATGCAA ACAGAAAGATTTCAACAATGCTGTATTTGATGAGCGCACTGTGATACTCTGTGACCAA TGTGAGAAAGAGTATCATGTAGGATGTTTGCAGAGTCAATGGCAAGTAGAACTAAAG GAATTGCCAGAGGGTGAATGGTTCTGTTGCAGCAGTTGCTCTGAGACACGATCTTCATTGGACAAGATAATCTCAGATGGAGCTCAACTTTTGGCTGAGCGAGATCTTGAAATCATAAGGAAGAAACATGAGACAAGAGGTTTATGCATGGACACCAGTAAAGATCTCAAATGGCAATTACTTTCTGGTAAAAGGGCTACTGAAGAGGGAAGCATATTGCTCTCTGCTGCAGTGCCAATTTTTCAT CAATCTTTTGATCCGATCCGTGAAGCTCTCACAGGTAGAGATTTGATTCCTGAGATGGTTAATGG GAGGGGACCTAAGGAGGGAATGCCCGGACAAGATTACAGTGGAATGTACTGTGCGCTGTTAACTGTGGG CTCTACTGTGGTGTCAGCAGCACTTATGCGTGTGATGGGAGGTGATGTAGCTGAGCTGCCACTAGTTGCTACAAGCCAGGATGTTCAAGGGCTG GGCTACTTCCAAGCCTTGTTCTCATGCATAGAGAGGGTGCTAGTCTCGCTGAAGATCAAGCACTTTGTGCTTCCTGCTGCACATGAAGCTGAAGGGATCTGGATGAAGAAATTTGGCTTCTCTAGGATCCCTCCTGAAGAG CTGGAAGCTTGTCTTAATGGGGCACACCTGACTATATTCCATGGAACGTCATACCTGTACAAGGCTGTTCCAATGTCATGA
- the LOC8065353 gene encoding U-box domain-containing protein 12 — protein sequence MPARVAAEIAALPEPRGPMRRLCGDLTRRIRLLAPLFQHLQDRGDALLLADALGAARDLLRAVHDGSKIYQAMQGDAVLQRFATVNRHIHLALDALPYQTFDMPEEVLEQVDLVHSQFKRAATTVAPPDAQLSKDICSALADKAFDPRVLTRISDKLQLHTMADIKKESLALHEMVISSGGEPDGCVEEMSSLLKKLKDCVVTEAPTTETLSTRSASIKHTSPIIPDEFRCPISLELMQDPVIVSSGQTYERSCIQKWLDSGHKTCPKTQQLLSHTSLTPNFVLKSLIAQWCEANGIELPKNKANSRDKKAAKSSDYDHAGLVSLMNRLRSGSQDEQRAAAGEIRLLAKRNVNNRICIAEAGAIPLLVNLLSSSDPRTQEHAVTALLNLSIHENNKANIVSSHAIPKIVEVLKTGSMEARENAAATLFSLSVVDENKVTIGGAGAIPPLINLLCDGSPRGKKDAATAIFNLCIYQGNKIRAVKAGIVIHLMNFLVDPTGGMIDEALTLLAILAGNPEAKAVIAQSDPIPPLVEVIKTGSPRNRENAAAVLWSLCCTAVEQTRAAKAAGAEDALKELSDSGTERAKRKASSILELMRQAEEA from the exons ATGCCGGCGCGTGTGGCGGCGGAGATCGCCGCGCTCCCGGAGCCGCGCGGGCCCATGCGCCGCCTCTGTGGTGACCTCACGCGCCGCATCCGCCTCCTGGCGCCCCTCTTCCAGCACCTCCAAGACCGGGGCGACGCCTTGCTTCTCGCAGACGCGCTGGGCGCCGCGCGCGATCTCCTCCGCGCAGTTCACGATGGCAGCAAGATCTACCAG GCCATGCAAGGGGATGCCGTGCTCCAACGCTTTGCAACTGTCAACAGGCACATTCACCTAGCCTTGGATGCCTTGCCCTACCAAACCTTCGACATGCCTGAAGAAGTGCTGGAGCAG GTCGATCTTGTGCATTCTCAATTCAAAAGGGCTGCAACCACAGTTGCTCCACCAGATGCACAGCTGTCCAAGGATATATGCTCTGCTCTTGCTGACAAGGCCTTTGACCCTCGGGTCTTGACGAGGATCTCAGATAAGCTGCAATTGCACACCATGGCCGATATCAAGAAAGAGTCCCTCGCCCTGCATGAGATGGTCATCTCCAGTGGCGGCGAACCTGATGGCTGCGTTGAGGAGATGTCCtccttgctcaagaagcttaaAGACTGTGTCGTCACTGAAGCTCCcaccacagagacgctcagcaCCAGGTCTGCCTCCATAAAGCATACATCTCCTATCATCCCTGATGAATTCAGATGCCCAATATCCCTTGAGCTCATGCAAGACCCTGTCATCGTTTCCAGCGGACAG ACTTATGAGCGATCTTGCATCCAGAAATGGCTTGATTCTGGACACAAGACATGCCCTAAGACACAGCAGCTCCTCTCCCATACGTCACTGACACCAAACTTTGTCCTGAAAAGCCTAATAGCTCAGTGGTGTGAAGCCAACGGCATTGAGCTTCCGAAGAACAAGGCAAACTCCCGAGACAAGAAAGCAGCAAAAAGCTCTGACTACGACCATGCTGGTTTAGTCTCCCTAATGAACAGGCTGAGGAGTGGCAGCCAAGATGAGCAACGTGCAGCTGCTGGTGAGATCCGTTTGCTTGCAAAGAGAAATGTCAACAACCGGATATGCATTGCTGAAGCAGGAGCAATTCCCTTGCTAGTCAATCTACTTTCCTCTTCAGATCCAAGAACGCAGGAACATGCTGTCACAGCGCTCCTTAATCTCTCTATCCATGAGAACAACAAGGCAAACATTGTAAGCTCTCATGCTATCCCTAAGATTGTGGAAGTGCTCAAAACTGGGAGCATGGAAGCTAGAGAGAATGCAGCAGCCACATTATTTAGCTTGTCCGTTGTAGATGAAAACAAGGTTACAATTGGTGGCGCTGGCGCAATACCTCCACTCATTAATCTTCTGTGCGATGGGAGCCCAAGAGGGAAGAAAGATGCTGCAACGGCAATTTTTAATCTGTGCATATACCAGGGAAATAAGATACGAGCAGTGAAAGCTGGAATCGTTATCCATCTGATGAACTTCTTGGTGGACCCTACTGGGGGAATGATTGATGAGGCACTCACTCTTCTGGCTATTCTTGCTGGTAACCCTGAAGCCAAGGCTGTAATTGCGCAATCGGATCCCATCCCGCCACTTGTGGAGGTGATTAAAACTGGGTCTCCTCGCAATAGAGAGAATGCTGCAGCCGTTCTGTGGTCACTTTGTTGCACTGCTGTTGAGCAAACGAGGGCTGCAAAGGCTGCTGGAGCAGAGGATGCACTCAAGGAACTGTCAGATTCTGGCACAGAGCGTGCAAAGAGAAAAGCTTCTAGCATTCTGGAACTCATGCGTCAAGCTGAAGAAGCATGA